Proteins encoded by one window of Cheilinus undulatus linkage group 13, ASM1832078v1, whole genome shotgun sequence:
- the LOC121520405 gene encoding SH3-containing GRB2-like protein 3-interacting protein 1 isoform X2 — protein sequence MMQGLKNRTRRALGLRKKDKDTDTTSSPDKEGSGSGKKGSKKANGAPNGFYGEIDWDRYECPDVDEEGFSLRPGDETDAASKGKQFFSSSDSEDDDDDSKKKFNIKIKPLVSDSAKCVPPSMDELKASVGGLALSPSLRRSPRRSPGQIKRNLSCEEIARPRRSTPTPSPAPETPSERLTQNVPAFFGLPSETKYARYDVVPTDVWGDSRHRAESQLSRSFPTGAPPPLPPKNIPSRSHYGYPSDFISDLPNGRAARSSAPIYLNVLSPASYRGSPAPDLDDVFGPSDSPRTSEETVSPRWVTFTDDRPPPPDELPPPPPPDSPPPDTPSSTPSTPCLSPGPPPDEPPPSPPPFSPGSPPPFSPPDSPPSIVLGPPPDEPAPPLPPNFSPSYSPPLCLDEDAIDEEVLQFAEYSSSPAPISPVPPLPAERRSPRVGGTSPLVLGSMGGKRTPEGGYLRDDIPDFMGSPRELTPSFRGTPPPLPPTTYRSIMSSPGPGSGGSPSSPARPATPQSRGSPVPPPPPPRPSSRPKLPPGKPITDLSRSYSPPVSGSPPPFAPLARAESSSSISSINMQSTASTPTLGKELNTPTTGCSRGPSPLTMGPQDTLPVAAAFTETINAYFKGADPSKCVVKITGEMVLSFPAGITRHFASHPTQPILTFSISNYNRLEQVLPNPQLLCCESIADCTDSKEFWVNMPNLMSHLKKVAEQKPQATYYNVDMIKYQVSADGIQSTPLNLALSWRGDANNTDLRIDYKYNTEAMAAPVPLHDIQFLVPVDGGMATVQTMIPPATWNPEQQTILWKISSLSHRSENGGVGALLGRFQMSDGSCKPSQLSVQFTSEGSTLSGCDIQLVGTGYRLSLIKKRFAAGKYLADN from the exons GACTGAAAAATCGAACAAGAAGGGCCCTGGGCTTACGGAAGAAAGACAAGGATACAGACACAAC GAGTTCACCTGACAAAGAAGGAAGTGGAAGCGGAAAGAAAGGCAGC AAAAAGGCAAATGGAGCACCAAACGGGTTTTATGGAGAGATCGACTGGGACAGATAT GAGTGTCCTGATGTGGATGAGGAGGGTTTCAGCCTCCGGCCTGGAGATGAGACAGATG CAGCATCTAAAGGAAAGCAGTTTTTCTCCTCCAGTGACTCTGAGGACGACGACGATGACAGcaagaaaaagttcaatatcAAGATCAAACCTTTGGTGTCGGACAGCGCCAAGTGTGTCCCTCCATCTATGGATGAACTGAAAGCCTCAGTGGGAGGCCTGGCGCTATCTCCGTCTCTG AGGAGAAGTCCG AGACGCAGCCCG GGGCAGATAAAAAGGAATTTATCAT GTGAAGAGATAGCCAGACCCAGACGCTCCACACCAACACCAAGTCCTGCACCAGAGACGCCAAG TGAGCGGCTCACACAAAATGTTCCTGCCTTTTTCGGGCTGCCTTCAGAGACCAAATATGCCAGATATGATG TGGTCCCTACAGATGTTTGGGGAGACTCGAGACATCGTGCAGAATCCCAGCTGAGCAGAAGTTTCCCTACAGGAG ctcctcctcctctccctcctaaaaacattccatccagAAGTCATTATGGCTATCCTTCAGACTTCATCT CTGATTTACCCAATGGCAGAGCAGCTCGTAGCTCTGCCCCCATCTACCTGAATGTCCTGTCTCCCGCTTCCTACCGTGGCTCTCCAGCCCCTGATCTGGACGATGTGTTTGGGCCCTCGGACAGCCCCCGCACCAGCGAGGAAACCGTGTCTCCACGATGGGTCACCTTCACTGACGACAGACCTCCCCCACCTGATGAgctccctccccctcctccaccagactCCCCTCCTCCAGACACACCATCCTCCACCCCTTCAACCCCCTGCCTCTCCCCAGGACCGCCTCCAGATGAGCCCCCGCCTTCGCCTCCTCCATTTTCTCCAGGGTCTCCGCCTCCTTTCTCACCGCCGGACTCGCCCCCTTCGATTGTGCTCGGACCTCCCCCCGATGAACCggcacctcctcttcctcccaaCTTCTCCCCCTCTTACTCTCCTCCTCTGTGCCTGGATGAGGACGCCATCGATGAGGAGGTTCTGCAGTTTGCAGAGTACTCGTCGTCCCCGGCTCCCATCAGCCCCGTGCCTCCTCTGCCAGCTGAGCGGAGGTCTCCTCGGGTAGGGGGGACGTCTCCTTTAGTCCTGGGGAGCATGGGGGGAAAGAGGACTCCAGAGGGAGGCTACCTAAGAGACGATATCCCTGACTTTATGGGTTCACCCAGAGAGCTGACGCCGAGCTTCAGGGGCACAccgcctcctcttcctcctacCACCTACAGGTCCATCATGTCTTCCCCGGGGCCCGGCTCAGGCGGCA GCCCCTCATCTCCAGCTCGTCCTGCCACTCCTCAGTCTCGGGGCAGTCCagtcccccctcctcctcctcctcgacCTTCATCACGACCAAAGCTGCCACCGGGGAAACCAATCACAGACCTG TCACGGTCCTACAGTCCACCGGTGTCAGGCAGCCCTCCACCTTTTGCCCCACTGGCCCGGGCAGAgagctcctcctccatctcctccatcaACATGCAGAGTACGGCATCCACTCCCACCTTAGGGAAAGAGCTCAACACACCCACCACAG GATGCTCCAGAGGACCTAGTCCACTCACCATGGGACCTCAGGACACTCTGCCAGTGGCTGCAGCCTTCACAGAAACCATCAACGCCTACTTCAAAGGCGCAGACCCCAGCAA ATGTGTTGTGAAGATCACAGGGGAGATGGTGCTGTCCTTCCCTGCAGGTATAACTCGACATTTTGCCAGCCACCCGACTCAGCCCATCCTCACCTTCAGCATCAGCAACTACAACCGACTGGAGCAGGTCCTCCCCAACCCACAGCTGCTCTGCTG TGAGTCCATAGCAGACTGCACAGACTCAAAGGAATTCTGGGTAAATATGCCAAACCTGATGAGCCAcctaaaaaaagtggcagaacagAAGCCTCAGGCTACGTACTACAACGTGGACATGATCAAATACCAG GTGTCTGCAGACGGGATCCAGTCCACTCCTCTGAACCTGGCGTTGAGTTGGCGAGGCGATGCCAACAACACAGACCTTAGAATAGATTACAAGTACAATACTGAGGCCATGGCTGCACCCGTACCACTACATGACATCCAGTTCCTAGTCCCTGTGGATGGAGGCATGGCCACGGTCCAGACCATGATCCCCCCCGCCACCTG GAATCCGGAGCAGCAGACGATACTGTGGAAGATTTCCAGCCTCTCTCACAGATCTGAAAATGGAG GAGTTGGGGCTCTCCTTGGCCGGTTCCAAATGAGTGACGGTTCATGTAAACCCTCGCAGCTATCAGTCCAATTCACCAGTGAGGGCAGCACTCTGTCAGGGTGTGACATCCAGCTGGTTGGGACGGGATACCGACTCTCACTGATCAAGAAGAGATTTGCTGCAG GGAAATATCTGGCAGATAATTAG
- the LOC121520405 gene encoding SH3-containing GRB2-like protein 3-interacting protein 1 isoform X1 — MMQGLKNRTRRALGLRKKDKDTDTTSSPDKEGSGSGKKGSKKANGAPNGFYGEIDWDRYECPDVDEEGFSLRPGDETDAASKGKQFFSSSDSEDDDDDSKKKFNIKIKPLVSDSAKCVPPSMDELKASVGGLALSPSLRRSPRRSPGQIKRNLSCEEIARPRRSTPTPSPAPETPSERLTQNVPAFFGLPSETKYARYDVVPTDVWGDSRHRAESQLSRSFPTGAPPPLPPKNIPSRSHYGYPSDFISDLPNGRAARSSAPIYLNVLSPASYRGSPAPDLDDVFGPSDSPRTSEETVSPRWVTFTDDRPPPPDELPPPPPPDSPPPDTPSSTPSTPCLSPGPPPDEPPPSPPPFSPGSPPPFSPPDSPPSIVLGPPPDEPAPPLPPNFSPSYSPPLCLDEDAIDEEVLQFAEYSSSPAPISPVPPLPAERRSPRVGGTSPLVLGSMGGKRTPEGGYLRDDIPDFMGSPRELTPSFRGTPPPLPPTTYRSIMSSPGPGSGGTGPSSPARPATPQSRGSPVPPPPPPRPSSRPKLPPGKPITDLSRSYSPPVSGSPPPFAPLARAESSSSISSINMQSTASTPTLGKELNTPTTGCSRGPSPLTMGPQDTLPVAAAFTETINAYFKGADPSKCVVKITGEMVLSFPAGITRHFASHPTQPILTFSISNYNRLEQVLPNPQLLCCESIADCTDSKEFWVNMPNLMSHLKKVAEQKPQATYYNVDMIKYQVSADGIQSTPLNLALSWRGDANNTDLRIDYKYNTEAMAAPVPLHDIQFLVPVDGGMATVQTMIPPATWNPEQQTILWKISSLSHRSENGGVGALLGRFQMSDGSCKPSQLSVQFTSEGSTLSGCDIQLVGTGYRLSLIKKRFAAGKYLADN, encoded by the exons GACTGAAAAATCGAACAAGAAGGGCCCTGGGCTTACGGAAGAAAGACAAGGATACAGACACAAC GAGTTCACCTGACAAAGAAGGAAGTGGAAGCGGAAAGAAAGGCAGC AAAAAGGCAAATGGAGCACCAAACGGGTTTTATGGAGAGATCGACTGGGACAGATAT GAGTGTCCTGATGTGGATGAGGAGGGTTTCAGCCTCCGGCCTGGAGATGAGACAGATG CAGCATCTAAAGGAAAGCAGTTTTTCTCCTCCAGTGACTCTGAGGACGACGACGATGACAGcaagaaaaagttcaatatcAAGATCAAACCTTTGGTGTCGGACAGCGCCAAGTGTGTCCCTCCATCTATGGATGAACTGAAAGCCTCAGTGGGAGGCCTGGCGCTATCTCCGTCTCTG AGGAGAAGTCCG AGACGCAGCCCG GGGCAGATAAAAAGGAATTTATCAT GTGAAGAGATAGCCAGACCCAGACGCTCCACACCAACACCAAGTCCTGCACCAGAGACGCCAAG TGAGCGGCTCACACAAAATGTTCCTGCCTTTTTCGGGCTGCCTTCAGAGACCAAATATGCCAGATATGATG TGGTCCCTACAGATGTTTGGGGAGACTCGAGACATCGTGCAGAATCCCAGCTGAGCAGAAGTTTCCCTACAGGAG ctcctcctcctctccctcctaaaaacattccatccagAAGTCATTATGGCTATCCTTCAGACTTCATCT CTGATTTACCCAATGGCAGAGCAGCTCGTAGCTCTGCCCCCATCTACCTGAATGTCCTGTCTCCCGCTTCCTACCGTGGCTCTCCAGCCCCTGATCTGGACGATGTGTTTGGGCCCTCGGACAGCCCCCGCACCAGCGAGGAAACCGTGTCTCCACGATGGGTCACCTTCACTGACGACAGACCTCCCCCACCTGATGAgctccctccccctcctccaccagactCCCCTCCTCCAGACACACCATCCTCCACCCCTTCAACCCCCTGCCTCTCCCCAGGACCGCCTCCAGATGAGCCCCCGCCTTCGCCTCCTCCATTTTCTCCAGGGTCTCCGCCTCCTTTCTCACCGCCGGACTCGCCCCCTTCGATTGTGCTCGGACCTCCCCCCGATGAACCggcacctcctcttcctcccaaCTTCTCCCCCTCTTACTCTCCTCCTCTGTGCCTGGATGAGGACGCCATCGATGAGGAGGTTCTGCAGTTTGCAGAGTACTCGTCGTCCCCGGCTCCCATCAGCCCCGTGCCTCCTCTGCCAGCTGAGCGGAGGTCTCCTCGGGTAGGGGGGACGTCTCCTTTAGTCCTGGGGAGCATGGGGGGAAAGAGGACTCCAGAGGGAGGCTACCTAAGAGACGATATCCCTGACTTTATGGGTTCACCCAGAGAGCTGACGCCGAGCTTCAGGGGCACAccgcctcctcttcctcctacCACCTACAGGTCCATCATGTCTTCCCCGGGGCCCGGCTCAGGCGGCA CAGGCCCCTCATCTCCAGCTCGTCCTGCCACTCCTCAGTCTCGGGGCAGTCCagtcccccctcctcctcctcctcgacCTTCATCACGACCAAAGCTGCCACCGGGGAAACCAATCACAGACCTG TCACGGTCCTACAGTCCACCGGTGTCAGGCAGCCCTCCACCTTTTGCCCCACTGGCCCGGGCAGAgagctcctcctccatctcctccatcaACATGCAGAGTACGGCATCCACTCCCACCTTAGGGAAAGAGCTCAACACACCCACCACAG GATGCTCCAGAGGACCTAGTCCACTCACCATGGGACCTCAGGACACTCTGCCAGTGGCTGCAGCCTTCACAGAAACCATCAACGCCTACTTCAAAGGCGCAGACCCCAGCAA ATGTGTTGTGAAGATCACAGGGGAGATGGTGCTGTCCTTCCCTGCAGGTATAACTCGACATTTTGCCAGCCACCCGACTCAGCCCATCCTCACCTTCAGCATCAGCAACTACAACCGACTGGAGCAGGTCCTCCCCAACCCACAGCTGCTCTGCTG TGAGTCCATAGCAGACTGCACAGACTCAAAGGAATTCTGGGTAAATATGCCAAACCTGATGAGCCAcctaaaaaaagtggcagaacagAAGCCTCAGGCTACGTACTACAACGTGGACATGATCAAATACCAG GTGTCTGCAGACGGGATCCAGTCCACTCCTCTGAACCTGGCGTTGAGTTGGCGAGGCGATGCCAACAACACAGACCTTAGAATAGATTACAAGTACAATACTGAGGCCATGGCTGCACCCGTACCACTACATGACATCCAGTTCCTAGTCCCTGTGGATGGAGGCATGGCCACGGTCCAGACCATGATCCCCCCCGCCACCTG GAATCCGGAGCAGCAGACGATACTGTGGAAGATTTCCAGCCTCTCTCACAGATCTGAAAATGGAG GAGTTGGGGCTCTCCTTGGCCGGTTCCAAATGAGTGACGGTTCATGTAAACCCTCGCAGCTATCAGTCCAATTCACCAGTGAGGGCAGCACTCTGTCAGGGTGTGACATCCAGCTGGTTGGGACGGGATACCGACTCTCACTGATCAAGAAGAGATTTGCTGCAG GGAAATATCTGGCAGATAATTAG
- the LOC121520405 gene encoding SH3-containing GRB2-like protein 3-interacting protein 1 isoform X4, which yields MMQGLKNRTRRALGLRKKDKDTDTTSSPDKEGSGSGKKGSVSSKGKQFFSSSDSEDDDDDSKKKFNIKIKPLVSDSAKCVPPSMDELKASVGGLALSPSLRRSPRRSPGQIKRNLSCEEIARPRRSTPTPSPAPETPSERLTQNVPAFFGLPSETKYARYDVVPTDVWGDSRHRAESQLSRSFPTGAPPPLPPKNIPSRSHYGYPSDFISDLPNGRAARSSAPIYLNVLSPASYRGSPAPDLDDVFGPSDSPRTSEETVSPRWVTFTDDRPPPPDELPPPPPPDSPPPDTPSSTPSTPCLSPGPPPDEPPPSPPPFSPGSPPPFSPPDSPPSIVLGPPPDEPAPPLPPNFSPSYSPPLCLDEDAIDEEVLQFAEYSSSPAPISPVPPLPAERRSPRVGGTSPLVLGSMGGKRTPEGGYLRDDIPDFMGSPRELTPSFRGTPPPLPPTTYRSIMSSPGPGSGGTGPSSPARPATPQSRGSPVPPPPPPRPSSRPKLPPGKPITDLSRSYSPPVSGSPPPFAPLARAESSSSISSINMQSTASTPTLGKELNTPTTGCSRGPSPLTMGPQDTLPVAAAFTETINAYFKGADPSKCVVKITGEMVLSFPAGITRHFASHPTQPILTFSISNYNRLEQVLPNPQLLCCESIADCTDSKEFWVNMPNLMSHLKKVAEQKPQATYYNVDMIKYQVSADGIQSTPLNLALSWRGDANNTDLRIDYKYNTEAMAAPVPLHDIQFLVPVDGGMATVQTMIPPATWNPEQQTILWKISSLSHRSENGGVGALLGRFQMSDGSCKPSQLSVQFTSEGSTLSGCDIQLVGTGYRLSLIKKRFAAGKYLADN from the exons GACTGAAAAATCGAACAAGAAGGGCCCTGGGCTTACGGAAGAAAGACAAGGATACAGACACAAC GAGTTCACCTGACAAAGAAGGAAGTGGAAGCGGAAAGAAAGGCAGCGTAT CATCTAAAGGAAAGCAGTTTTTCTCCTCCAGTGACTCTGAGGACGACGACGATGACAGcaagaaaaagttcaatatcAAGATCAAACCTTTGGTGTCGGACAGCGCCAAGTGTGTCCCTCCATCTATGGATGAACTGAAAGCCTCAGTGGGAGGCCTGGCGCTATCTCCGTCTCTG AGGAGAAGTCCG AGACGCAGCCCG GGGCAGATAAAAAGGAATTTATCAT GTGAAGAGATAGCCAGACCCAGACGCTCCACACCAACACCAAGTCCTGCACCAGAGACGCCAAG TGAGCGGCTCACACAAAATGTTCCTGCCTTTTTCGGGCTGCCTTCAGAGACCAAATATGCCAGATATGATG TGGTCCCTACAGATGTTTGGGGAGACTCGAGACATCGTGCAGAATCCCAGCTGAGCAGAAGTTTCCCTACAGGAG ctcctcctcctctccctcctaaaaacattccatccagAAGTCATTATGGCTATCCTTCAGACTTCATCT CTGATTTACCCAATGGCAGAGCAGCTCGTAGCTCTGCCCCCATCTACCTGAATGTCCTGTCTCCCGCTTCCTACCGTGGCTCTCCAGCCCCTGATCTGGACGATGTGTTTGGGCCCTCGGACAGCCCCCGCACCAGCGAGGAAACCGTGTCTCCACGATGGGTCACCTTCACTGACGACAGACCTCCCCCACCTGATGAgctccctccccctcctccaccagactCCCCTCCTCCAGACACACCATCCTCCACCCCTTCAACCCCCTGCCTCTCCCCAGGACCGCCTCCAGATGAGCCCCCGCCTTCGCCTCCTCCATTTTCTCCAGGGTCTCCGCCTCCTTTCTCACCGCCGGACTCGCCCCCTTCGATTGTGCTCGGACCTCCCCCCGATGAACCggcacctcctcttcctcccaaCTTCTCCCCCTCTTACTCTCCTCCTCTGTGCCTGGATGAGGACGCCATCGATGAGGAGGTTCTGCAGTTTGCAGAGTACTCGTCGTCCCCGGCTCCCATCAGCCCCGTGCCTCCTCTGCCAGCTGAGCGGAGGTCTCCTCGGGTAGGGGGGACGTCTCCTTTAGTCCTGGGGAGCATGGGGGGAAAGAGGACTCCAGAGGGAGGCTACCTAAGAGACGATATCCCTGACTTTATGGGTTCACCCAGAGAGCTGACGCCGAGCTTCAGGGGCACAccgcctcctcttcctcctacCACCTACAGGTCCATCATGTCTTCCCCGGGGCCCGGCTCAGGCGGCA CAGGCCCCTCATCTCCAGCTCGTCCTGCCACTCCTCAGTCTCGGGGCAGTCCagtcccccctcctcctcctcctcgacCTTCATCACGACCAAAGCTGCCACCGGGGAAACCAATCACAGACCTG TCACGGTCCTACAGTCCACCGGTGTCAGGCAGCCCTCCACCTTTTGCCCCACTGGCCCGGGCAGAgagctcctcctccatctcctccatcaACATGCAGAGTACGGCATCCACTCCCACCTTAGGGAAAGAGCTCAACACACCCACCACAG GATGCTCCAGAGGACCTAGTCCACTCACCATGGGACCTCAGGACACTCTGCCAGTGGCTGCAGCCTTCACAGAAACCATCAACGCCTACTTCAAAGGCGCAGACCCCAGCAA ATGTGTTGTGAAGATCACAGGGGAGATGGTGCTGTCCTTCCCTGCAGGTATAACTCGACATTTTGCCAGCCACCCGACTCAGCCCATCCTCACCTTCAGCATCAGCAACTACAACCGACTGGAGCAGGTCCTCCCCAACCCACAGCTGCTCTGCTG TGAGTCCATAGCAGACTGCACAGACTCAAAGGAATTCTGGGTAAATATGCCAAACCTGATGAGCCAcctaaaaaaagtggcagaacagAAGCCTCAGGCTACGTACTACAACGTGGACATGATCAAATACCAG GTGTCTGCAGACGGGATCCAGTCCACTCCTCTGAACCTGGCGTTGAGTTGGCGAGGCGATGCCAACAACACAGACCTTAGAATAGATTACAAGTACAATACTGAGGCCATGGCTGCACCCGTACCACTACATGACATCCAGTTCCTAGTCCCTGTGGATGGAGGCATGGCCACGGTCCAGACCATGATCCCCCCCGCCACCTG GAATCCGGAGCAGCAGACGATACTGTGGAAGATTTCCAGCCTCTCTCACAGATCTGAAAATGGAG GAGTTGGGGCTCTCCTTGGCCGGTTCCAAATGAGTGACGGTTCATGTAAACCCTCGCAGCTATCAGTCCAATTCACCAGTGAGGGCAGCACTCTGTCAGGGTGTGACATCCAGCTGGTTGGGACGGGATACCGACTCTCACTGATCAAGAAGAGATTTGCTGCAG GGAAATATCTGGCAGATAATTAG
- the dynlt5 gene encoding dynein light chain Tctex-type 5, whose amino-acid sequence MSDVLKEKTQKREKKTGKGASEGSHGVRGKDTRTKDSVSTVSCLTELGHHDDNTRMVVSMENTYQLGPYKRFPVPAVTDILKDVLTTYLQEEKYEGEWSQKMTKTICEVIRAQVKELMIPRYKIVVLVHIGQLTGQSMQISSRCLWDASNDTSASYSFQNSSLFGVATVYGVYYD is encoded by the exons ATGTCTGatgtgctgaaagagaaaacccaaaaaagagagaagaagacagGCAAGGGGGCCTCCGAGGGAAGCCATGGGGTCAGAGGCAAAGATACAAGGACCAAGGA CTCTGTCAGTACCGTGTCGTGCTTAACTGAACTAGGACACCATGATGACAACACTCGGATGGTCGTTTCAATGGAGAACACCTACCAGTTGG GACCTTACAAACGCTTCCCcgtccctgctgtcacagacaTACTGAAGGATGTGCTCACCACTTACCTCcaagaagaaaaatatgaagGAGAGTGGTctcaaaaaatgaccaaaacaatATGTGAG GTGATAAGAGCCCAGGTCAAGGAGCTGATGATACCCAGATATAAAATTGTGGTCCTGGTTCACATTGGGCAGCTTACTGGACAGAGCATGCAGATCAGCAGCCGCTGCCTGTGGGACGCGTCGAATGACACTTCTGCCTCTTACTCCTTCCAGAACAGCTCTTTGTTTGGTGTGGCAACTGTCTATGGTGTTTACTATGACTGA
- the LOC121520405 gene encoding SH3-containing GRB2-like protein 3-interacting protein 1 isoform X3: MMQGLKNRTRRALGLRKKDKDTDTTSSPDKEGSGSGKKGSECPDVDEEGFSLRPGDETDAASKGKQFFSSSDSEDDDDDSKKKFNIKIKPLVSDSAKCVPPSMDELKASVGGLALSPSLRRSPRRSPGQIKRNLSCEEIARPRRSTPTPSPAPETPSERLTQNVPAFFGLPSETKYARYDVVPTDVWGDSRHRAESQLSRSFPTGAPPPLPPKNIPSRSHYGYPSDFISDLPNGRAARSSAPIYLNVLSPASYRGSPAPDLDDVFGPSDSPRTSEETVSPRWVTFTDDRPPPPDELPPPPPPDSPPPDTPSSTPSTPCLSPGPPPDEPPPSPPPFSPGSPPPFSPPDSPPSIVLGPPPDEPAPPLPPNFSPSYSPPLCLDEDAIDEEVLQFAEYSSSPAPISPVPPLPAERRSPRVGGTSPLVLGSMGGKRTPEGGYLRDDIPDFMGSPRELTPSFRGTPPPLPPTTYRSIMSSPGPGSGGTGPSSPARPATPQSRGSPVPPPPPPRPSSRPKLPPGKPITDLSRSYSPPVSGSPPPFAPLARAESSSSISSINMQSTASTPTLGKELNTPTTGCSRGPSPLTMGPQDTLPVAAAFTETINAYFKGADPSKCVVKITGEMVLSFPAGITRHFASHPTQPILTFSISNYNRLEQVLPNPQLLCCESIADCTDSKEFWVNMPNLMSHLKKVAEQKPQATYYNVDMIKYQVSADGIQSTPLNLALSWRGDANNTDLRIDYKYNTEAMAAPVPLHDIQFLVPVDGGMATVQTMIPPATWNPEQQTILWKISSLSHRSENGGVGALLGRFQMSDGSCKPSQLSVQFTSEGSTLSGCDIQLVGTGYRLSLIKKRFAAGKYLADN; the protein is encoded by the exons GACTGAAAAATCGAACAAGAAGGGCCCTGGGCTTACGGAAGAAAGACAAGGATACAGACACAAC GAGTTCACCTGACAAAGAAGGAAGTGGAAGCGGAAAGAAAGGCAGC GAGTGTCCTGATGTGGATGAGGAGGGTTTCAGCCTCCGGCCTGGAGATGAGACAGATG CAGCATCTAAAGGAAAGCAGTTTTTCTCCTCCAGTGACTCTGAGGACGACGACGATGACAGcaagaaaaagttcaatatcAAGATCAAACCTTTGGTGTCGGACAGCGCCAAGTGTGTCCCTCCATCTATGGATGAACTGAAAGCCTCAGTGGGAGGCCTGGCGCTATCTCCGTCTCTG AGGAGAAGTCCG AGACGCAGCCCG GGGCAGATAAAAAGGAATTTATCAT GTGAAGAGATAGCCAGACCCAGACGCTCCACACCAACACCAAGTCCTGCACCAGAGACGCCAAG TGAGCGGCTCACACAAAATGTTCCTGCCTTTTTCGGGCTGCCTTCAGAGACCAAATATGCCAGATATGATG TGGTCCCTACAGATGTTTGGGGAGACTCGAGACATCGTGCAGAATCCCAGCTGAGCAGAAGTTTCCCTACAGGAG ctcctcctcctctccctcctaaaaacattccatccagAAGTCATTATGGCTATCCTTCAGACTTCATCT CTGATTTACCCAATGGCAGAGCAGCTCGTAGCTCTGCCCCCATCTACCTGAATGTCCTGTCTCCCGCTTCCTACCGTGGCTCTCCAGCCCCTGATCTGGACGATGTGTTTGGGCCCTCGGACAGCCCCCGCACCAGCGAGGAAACCGTGTCTCCACGATGGGTCACCTTCACTGACGACAGACCTCCCCCACCTGATGAgctccctccccctcctccaccagactCCCCTCCTCCAGACACACCATCCTCCACCCCTTCAACCCCCTGCCTCTCCCCAGGACCGCCTCCAGATGAGCCCCCGCCTTCGCCTCCTCCATTTTCTCCAGGGTCTCCGCCTCCTTTCTCACCGCCGGACTCGCCCCCTTCGATTGTGCTCGGACCTCCCCCCGATGAACCggcacctcctcttcctcccaaCTTCTCCCCCTCTTACTCTCCTCCTCTGTGCCTGGATGAGGACGCCATCGATGAGGAGGTTCTGCAGTTTGCAGAGTACTCGTCGTCCCCGGCTCCCATCAGCCCCGTGCCTCCTCTGCCAGCTGAGCGGAGGTCTCCTCGGGTAGGGGGGACGTCTCCTTTAGTCCTGGGGAGCATGGGGGGAAAGAGGACTCCAGAGGGAGGCTACCTAAGAGACGATATCCCTGACTTTATGGGTTCACCCAGAGAGCTGACGCCGAGCTTCAGGGGCACAccgcctcctcttcctcctacCACCTACAGGTCCATCATGTCTTCCCCGGGGCCCGGCTCAGGCGGCA CAGGCCCCTCATCTCCAGCTCGTCCTGCCACTCCTCAGTCTCGGGGCAGTCCagtcccccctcctcctcctcctcgacCTTCATCACGACCAAAGCTGCCACCGGGGAAACCAATCACAGACCTG TCACGGTCCTACAGTCCACCGGTGTCAGGCAGCCCTCCACCTTTTGCCCCACTGGCCCGGGCAGAgagctcctcctccatctcctccatcaACATGCAGAGTACGGCATCCACTCCCACCTTAGGGAAAGAGCTCAACACACCCACCACAG GATGCTCCAGAGGACCTAGTCCACTCACCATGGGACCTCAGGACACTCTGCCAGTGGCTGCAGCCTTCACAGAAACCATCAACGCCTACTTCAAAGGCGCAGACCCCAGCAA ATGTGTTGTGAAGATCACAGGGGAGATGGTGCTGTCCTTCCCTGCAGGTATAACTCGACATTTTGCCAGCCACCCGACTCAGCCCATCCTCACCTTCAGCATCAGCAACTACAACCGACTGGAGCAGGTCCTCCCCAACCCACAGCTGCTCTGCTG TGAGTCCATAGCAGACTGCACAGACTCAAAGGAATTCTGGGTAAATATGCCAAACCTGATGAGCCAcctaaaaaaagtggcagaacagAAGCCTCAGGCTACGTACTACAACGTGGACATGATCAAATACCAG GTGTCTGCAGACGGGATCCAGTCCACTCCTCTGAACCTGGCGTTGAGTTGGCGAGGCGATGCCAACAACACAGACCTTAGAATAGATTACAAGTACAATACTGAGGCCATGGCTGCACCCGTACCACTACATGACATCCAGTTCCTAGTCCCTGTGGATGGAGGCATGGCCACGGTCCAGACCATGATCCCCCCCGCCACCTG GAATCCGGAGCAGCAGACGATACTGTGGAAGATTTCCAGCCTCTCTCACAGATCTGAAAATGGAG GAGTTGGGGCTCTCCTTGGCCGGTTCCAAATGAGTGACGGTTCATGTAAACCCTCGCAGCTATCAGTCCAATTCACCAGTGAGGGCAGCACTCTGTCAGGGTGTGACATCCAGCTGGTTGGGACGGGATACCGACTCTCACTGATCAAGAAGAGATTTGCTGCAG GGAAATATCTGGCAGATAATTAG